Genomic window (Polaromonas sp. JS666):
GCGGCACAGCACGCGCAGATGGGCGATGGTATCGGCCAGCATCGCGTTGCCGGAGGCGCGCGCGAACAGCCCGTGGATCTGGTCGTCGGCCTGCCAGTGGCTGGAGCCTTGCTGGCTTGAATCCAGCGACAGGATACTATCGCGTAAGCTCTGCACCGCAGCCGCCGGAACGCGCCCCATGGCGAGCGACACCGCCTGCGACTCCAGGCGCTCGCGCACCTGCAGGCACTGGAAGTAGTGCGAGGCCGTTATGCGCCGCACCGCATACGATCGCGCACTGGCGCGCACCAGCAGACCCTCGCCTTCGAGCCGCAGCAATGCTTCGCGCAACGGCGTGCGGGACATCTGGAGCCGATTGGCCAACCGCCCTTCCACCAGAACTTCCCCGCCGGACAGCTCTCGCTGGAGGATGAGCTGGCGCACGACGGCGTAGGCACGATCCGTAAGATTCGTCGACAACTCAGCCAGCGCGTCTGTCGCCGGCGCAACGGCGTCCGCGCGCTGAACCCGCTGAACCGACACCCGGCCAGCGGCGGGCCGCACGGCCTTGCGCAAGGTATTTGCGTGCGTGGCGGTGGCGACCACGCGGGCTACGGACTTCTTGGGCCGACCAGGCTTCTTGGCTGCCGCATGCACTGATGCCTTTGTCGTGATTTTGGATTTCATATGCTTTGTCTACAAACTGTGTGCAATTAAACGATACCACAGCACACACAGCACAGGGTGTTCTCGCGCTCGCATCAACGCTGCGTGTCCGCCCTTCAACCACTCGCGCAGGCTCTCGTTCTTGAGCCGGCGCTGCTTGACTCCGTGGGTCGGCCGGTTGGGGCAGGACACATGTGGCGACACAGTCGAGCAGTTCCTGTAGCGGGGTAGGTGGGCCAGCGCATCGGCACGGCCCATGTCCGGGCTGCGATGCCGCTGCGCCCTGAGTATCAGCATGCCTTCCTGGGTGATTACGCGTAGTAGTGCAACTGGCCAACGGGCGGGCCGGGGCCGAAGAAGCCCCGGCTTGCTCAGATCTTTATTCCTCATGAGGGCTACTGCAGGCAAACCAGCTCACGCCGATTCCGGAGATTGAGAAAATTCGATCGGGTTTTGCGTTGAAGCAGGTGCGATACAAGACGGCGTTGCCGTTGCCCTCGGCTATCCGGCTGCAGGCGCGCCACCACAAGCCGATCGCATCCGGAGAATCACTACCAACGCAAGGCCGGCGTTGTCACCGGAGCATCCCAAAGCGCCTTCAACTCTTCGTTCAGTAGCGTCACGGTCAGGGAGGCGCCGGCCGTTTCGAGCGAGGTGGTGTAGTTGCCTACCAGCGACCGTGCCGGAACCAGGCCGGCATGGCTCAGGCGCTCGCTGGCCAGCTGGTACAGCAGGTAAAGCTCCATCAACGGCGTTCCGCCGAGGCCGTTGACGAGCAGCAGCACCTCCTGCCCCTGCTTCGGGTTCAAGTCTTTCAGGATTTCGTCCATCAGCTCTTCAACAATAACGGTGGCGGATTGGAACGCCCCGCGCCGGCGCCCGGGTTCGCCATGAATGCCCACGCCGATCTCCATTTCGTCAGGGCCGATCTCGAAAGTCGGCACGCCCGCCTCCGGCACGGTGCAGCTGCTGAAAGCCACCCCCATGGAGGCCGTGCAGGCGTTCACGCGGTCACCCAGGTGCTTGCAGGCGGCCAGGTCGGCGCCGCGCTCCGCGGCCGCGCCGACCATCTTTTCGACCACCAGCGTTCCGGCAACGCCGCGGCGGCCCGTGGGATGCCCGGCCGAGTCGACCGATACGTCGTCGTTGACCAGGACCCAGGCATAGTCGCCGTCCATCATGTCCATGGCCATCTGGAAATTCATCACGTCGCCGGCATAGTTCTTGACAATGAAAAGTACACCCGCCTCGCCGCCGACGGCCTTGGCCGCAGCCAGCATCTGGTTGGGTGTTGGCGAGGTGAACACCTGGCCGGGACAGGCGGCGTCGAGCATCCCGGTGCCGACGAAGCCGGTGTGCAGCGGCTCGTGGCCTGATCCACCGCCGGAGATCAGTGCTACCTTGGACGGCGTGGGGTTCTTGCGCGTGACGAACAGCGGGTCCAGATGCACGGCCACCAGCTGGGCATGGGCGGCCCCGAACCCCAGTATGCTTTCAAACACGAGGTCGCTCGGGAGGTTGGTGAATTTCTTCATCGCGGCTCGTAGTGGATAGTGGGCCGATTATGGTCACCGCGGGCGTGCTTTGTCACGCGAGGTTCTCCGCCGTGATGATTTCTATTCGGGGGTTGCTCACGGCCAGCGCGCCGCGCACGTCTTCGCACAGCAGCCGCAGTACCTTGGCGGCGGTCATGATGGCGTAGTACACGTCCTGCTGCAGCACATAAGAGACGACGTTGGCCACCAGCAGCGAGCGGTGCATCTCCAGCAGGTCGTGCACCACGAATCCCAGCGAGCTGTCGTAACCCAACTCCTGCAGGGCGCGGCTGACGCCATGCGAGCCCGGGCCCAGGTTGTACAGGGCGTGCAGCTTCCCGTCGGTTTGAGCCGGATCGAGGAATTGCCGGGCAAATGTGTAGGCCTGATCTTCCGATTCCGGCATGTCGGACAGCTCGATCAGCCGGGCATTGGGAAAACGCTCCTCCAGCACCTGGGCAAAGCCGATGCGCCGGTCGATCTCGGCGGCGAATCGTGTAGCCGGCGACAGCATGGCGCAGCGCCCGGGCTCGCCGTGCGGCAGGCAGCGGCCCAGCAGGATGCCCGCAGTCCGTCCGGCGGCGCGGTTGTCGGCGCCGACGAAGGTCTCGCGTAGCGAACCGGCGACGTCGGAAAACAGGGTGACCACATGCACGCCGCTGCGCGCCAGTTCATTGATGGCCAGCTTGACCTGCGGCACGTCAGGGGCCAGGAGGGCGATGCCGTCCAGATCGGTCATCTTGGCCAGTTCCTGAGCGAAGTCGGCGCCGTCCTGGTTCGGCAGGCGATGGGTGATTTCAGTGATGTGCTGGTGCCTGAAATCACCGGCTGCCTGGGCGACGACGCGGTCGATGATGTCGAAAAAACCGCGCCGCGAAGCGGGCAGCACAAACCCGAACCGGTAGTTGGGCGTGGACCGTGGGCGGCCGCGGACTGGACTGGCGGCGCCCAGCGCCTGCATCACGGTGCGGACCCGGTCCACGGTGGCCGGGTTGACGCCCGGCCGATTGTTCAGCACGCGATCGACCGTTGCGGTGCTCACGCCCGCAGCTTCCGCTATCTGGTTGATGGTGGCTGCCATTGGATCGATGGGTTTGCGGCCAAGGTGATTGGCAAATAAATCAATCTTTCGGTCGCCCTTCCTGCCAAGAATGTACCTCAATTTCGATCAGCAGAGGCAGAGCAGCCTCCTAAATACCTGGAATTTTGATCTATTAGGGTTTCTATTGATTGATGTATTAAATGATGTAATTACCATCAATCACATCAGACCGGTCAATGACCTGGGCTGATCGGCGGATGAGGCCGAAAAAACAAGCGGGCAGATGCACCCGAATCGCCGCTTCCATTTGCAACCCAAGCGTGGCCCGCCACGCACCGTAAGGAGACGAACACATGAGCAAAGCCAAATCAACCCTCTGGCGCCTGCTGGCCGGGGCCGCACTGGGATTGACAGCGCTGGGCGCAAGCGCGCAGGACAAGCAGCTGACCTTGTGCTGGGCCGCCTGGGACCCGGCCAACGCGCTGGTGGAACTGTCCAAGGACTTCACCGCCAAGACCGGTATCCAGATGAAGTACGAGTTCGTGCCGTGGCCGAACTTCGCGCAGCGCATGCTCAACGAGCTCAACTCCAGGGGCAAGCTGTGCGACCTGCTGATCGGCGACAGCCAGTGGATCGGCTCGGCCGCCACTGAGGGCCACTACGTCAAGCTCAACGACTTCTTCGACAAGAACGCCATCAAGATGGGCGACTTCATGCCGGCCACGGTCGAGGGTTACTCGACCTGGCCCAAGGGCACGAAGAACTACTGGGCGCTGCCGGCCATGGGCGACGCGGTGGCCTTCACCTACCGCAAGGACTGGTTCGCCCGCCCCGAGTTGCAGGCCGAATTCAAGCAGAAGCACGGTCGCGAGCTGGCACCGCCCAAGACCTGGGACGAGTTCAAGCAGATCGGCCAGTTCTTCCAGAATCGTGTCATTGATGGCAAGAAGGTTTACGGCGCCGCGCTGTACACCGAGCGCGGCTCCGAAGGCATCACGATGGGCGTGGCAAACACCATGTACGCCCATGGCATGGAGTACGACAACCCGAAGAAGCCATACGACATGAACGGCTACATCAACGGCCCCGGCGCCGTGAAGGGGCTGAAGTTCTACAAGGACCTCTACGACTGCTGCGTGCCGCCCGGCCACAGCAATGCCTACATGACCGAGGACCTGGACGCCTACAAGTCGGGCCAGGTGGCGATGCAGATGAACTTCATAGCCTTCTTCCCTGGTATCTCCAAGGACCCGCAGGTCGGCGGCGAGAAGACCGGCTTCTTCCCCATCCCCAAGGGTGACAAGCAACTCGCGCAACTCGGCGGTCAGGGTATCTCGGTGGTCAAGTACTCCGACAAGAAGGACATGGCGCTGCAGTACATGAAGTGGTTCGCGCAGCCTTCCATCCAGAAGAAGTGGTGGGATGGTGGTGGATTCACCTGCATGAAGTCCATTCTGGAAGCGCCCGGCTTCGAAACCAGCACGCCCTATGCCAAGGTGTTCCTTGACTCGATGAAGATCGTCAAGGACTTCTGGGCCGAGCCGAGCTACGCGCAGTTGATGCTGGCCATGCAGGCCCGCGTGCATGACTACGTGGTCGCCGGCAAGGGCACCCCCAACGCCGCGCTGGACGCGCTACTGAAGGACTGGGTCCAGGTGTTCAAGGAAGACGGGAAAATCAAGTGAAATCCACGGAATTCACGCAATGGGTACCGCCGCAGGCGGCGGTACCCAGCGCCAATCTCCCGGAACCGGTGGGCTCCGCCCATCGGGCCGCCCCCGCCGCGTCAGGGCGGCGTCCGCTCCTGGCCTTGCGGGGGCTGTCAGACCGGGCGCTGGCCTGGCTCTTCGTGGGCCCCACTATCCTGCTGCTGCTGGCCTTCAACATCTTCCCGTTGCTGTGGACGATCTATCTCTCATTCACCAACTTCCGTGCCAACCGGCCCAATGCAGAAGTGGTGTGGCTGGGCTTGTCCAACTACCAGCGCGTACTTGGCGATGAGGCAATCTGGGAGAACATGCGGACCACGGCGCACTTCCTGTGCTGGTCGATTGCCCTGCAACTGCTGCTGGGCTTCGCATTGGCCCTGCTGCTGAACCGCAAGTTCAGGTCGCACAGCTTCTGGAGCACGGCGATCCTGCTGCCCATGATGCTGGCGCCGGCGGTGGTCGGCACCTTCTGGAAGTATTTCTTCGAGCCGCAGTACGGCATCTTCAACGCCATAGCGCGCCTCTTCGGCGGCGCCGGCAACTTCACCATGCTGGGCGACACGCAGCTCTCGCCCTGGGCCATCGTGCTGGTGGACACCTGGATGTGGACGCCTTACGTGATGCTGCTGCTGCTGGCCGGGCTGCGCTCCATTCCTCCCTATCTGTACGAGGCGGCCGAGATCGACCGGGCCTCGGAGTGGACAAAATTCTGGCGCATCACGCTGCCGATGGTCATGCCCTTCATCATCCTGGCACTGCTGTTCCGCTCGATCGAGAACTTCAAGATGTTCGACCTGGTGGACAACCTCACCAATGGCGGCCCCGGCTCGGTGACCGAGCTGGCATCGATCCACCTCAAGCGCGAGGCTTTCGAGAAATGGCGCACCGGCTACAGCTCGGCCTTCGCCATCATCCTTTTCGTCGCGATCTACGGCATGTCGCTCGTGACGGTGCGTTTCCTGGACAAGGTGAAACAGAGATGAAAACCATCCCCCACAGCCCGCTGGAGCCGACGGAACTCGCCAAATGGTTCGCCGGCGTCCTGGTCATCACCTACACCATCATCTCGCTGGTCCCGTTGGCGTGGATATTCATGACAAGCCTGCGCACCCCGCAGGACGCCATTGCCTATCCGCCCAAGGTGGTGGCCGAGGCGTCCCTGGTTGGCTACGTTAACCTGTTCACCACACGCTCACGCGTGTCCGCAGAAGAACTGGCGGCGCAACCACCGGCCACGAGCTGGTACGAAGGCCTGGTGCGTGAACAGCAGATGATCCTGGCCGGACCCTCGCGCTTTTCAGACCGGTACCTCAATTCGCTGCTGATCGGCTTTGGTTCGACCCTGCTGTCGGTGGTGCTGGGCACGCTGGCGGCCTATGCGTTTTCGCGCTTTCGGGTGCCGGGCAAGGACGACTGGCTGTTCTTCATCCTGTCCACCCGGATGATGCCGCCGATCGCGGTGGCCATCCCGATCTACCTGATGTTTCGCCACCTGGGGCTCAACGACACCCACCTGGGCCTGATCCTGCTGTACACCGTCGTGAACCTGTCGCTTGCGGTGTGGCTGCTCAAGGGCTTTATGGATGAAATCCCGCGCGAGTACGAGGAGGCGGCCATGGTGGATGGCTATACGCGCTGGCAGGCCTTCCTGAAGGTGGTGCTGCCGCAGGCGGCCACCGGCATCGCCACCACCTCGATCTTCTGCCTGATCTTTGCCTGGAACGAGTACGCGTTCGCGCTGCTGCTCACCAGTGGCACGGCGCAGACCTCGCCACCTTTCATCCCCACCATCATCGGTGAAGGCGGTCTCGACTGGCCCGCCATGGCGGCCGGCACGACGCTGTTCCTGCTGCCGGTGCTGGTGTTCACCGTGTTGCTGCGCAAGCACCTGCTGCGCGGCGTGACTTTCGGAGCCATTCGAAAATGAAGTCCCGCAAATCCCCCCGCTGGCTGCGCCGCGCGCCCTGGGAACGTGGCACCGCCACCCTGATCGGCCTGGGCCTGGTGATGTTGATGCAGCCCTGGTCCATCGAGGTCTACAGCTATGCCTTCACAGTGCTGCTGGCCGGCGTGATCGGCTATTCCATCGCCGGCAAACTGCCGCAAGGAAGGCCCACCCCCGAAGCGCCTTCGGCGCCCAGCACCGTCGCCAGAGGCGGCGGTTCTTCGGAGCCGTCCAAGCCTGCGCAGGCAGGCTTGGAGCCGCGGCCCTCAGCCCCTCAAGGGGGCGCCACCAGCGGCCCGGCAAAGCCGGTTCCGCAGTGGCCCGCGAACGAGTCCGCCGTCCTGCGCCCGGAGTTTGACCATGAGTGAAATCAGAATCCGGAATCTGCAGAAGCGCTTTGCCGACTTCACTGCAGTGCGCGGCTCCTCGCTGGTGCTCGAAAGCGGCAAGTTCGTCGTGCTACTCGGCCCCTCGGGCTGCGGCAAGACGACCACGCTGCGCATGATCGCCGGCCTGGAGTACCCCACGGGCGGCAGCATCACGCTGGACGACCAGGACGTTACATATCTCAGGCCGCGCGAGCGCGATATTGCGATGGTGTTTCAGTTGTTCGCGCTCTATCCCCACATGGGGGTGCGCGGCAACCTGGAGTTCCCGCTGCGCAATGAGGGCGTGCCGCGCGCCGAGATAAACCGACGCGTCAATGAAGTCGCCGCCATCCTGCGTATCGAACACCTGCTGGGGTCGCGGGTCACCGGCCTGGCCGGTGGCGACCGGCAGCGCGTGGCGCTGGGCCGCGCCATCGTGCGCCAGCCCAAGGCCTTTCTGATGGACGAGCCGCTGGGCACGCTGGACGCCGAATTCCGGGAACTGATGTGCGTGGAACTGCGCAGGCTGCACGACCGGCTGAAGACCACCACCGTGTTCGTTACCCATGACCAGAACGAGGCGATGGCGCTGGCCGACCACATCGTGGTGATGAACGAGGGCGAGATCCTCCAGGCCGACGACCCGCACGGCATCTACAGCTTTCCCTCCTGTCTGTTTGTGGCGCGATTCATCGGCCGCCCGCCGATGAACCTGCTCAAAGTCGATGCGCCCGTGGTCCGCGGCGACACCGGTGTGCGGGTGGCGAGAGGAACTATTGATGTGCCCGTGGTCGAAGCTCCTTCCCCGTCAGTACTGCTGGGCGTGCGACCCGAACACGTGCGCCTGCGGGCGCCAGGCGAGGGCAGCCTGAGTGGTCGCGTGCAGCACGTCGAGTACTTCGGCTCGCACTGGGTCGCCGAGGTGCAAACCGATGCGGGGCCGCTGAAAGTGCTGGCCGACAAGTCTGTACGGCCGGTCTTGCAAGAGCAGGTCGGCCTCGCCTTCGACACCCAACGGGTGGTGCTTTTCGACGCGGCCACTGAACGGTTGCTGCCCAGCGCCACCACTATCGCCCACCAACCGAGTATGTGCCATGGCTAGTATTTCCCTACACGGCATCCACAAACACTTCGGCGACATCGCAGCGCTGACCGACCTGCAGCTGGAGATCGCCGACGGCGAGTTCTTCGTGCTGCTGGGGCCCAGCGGCGCCGGGAAAACCACGACCCTGCGCATCATCGCCGGGCTGGAGCAACCCGAGACCGGCCTGGTGCGAATGGACGGCGAAGACGTCACCACTGCAGCGCCGGCCCAGCGCGACTGCGCCTTCGTCTTTCAGCAGTATTCGCTGTACCCGCACCTGACGGTGTTCGACAACCTGGCGTTTCCGCTGCGCGCACCGCTGCGCCGCATTCCCGAGGCCGAAATCCGGCGACGGGTGGAGCGGGTTGCCGCCACGCTGCACATCGAAAGCAAGCTGCAGCGCAAGGCTACGGCCCTGTCGGGCGGTGAGATGCAGCGCGTAGCCATCGGCCGCGCCCTGGTGCGCGAACCACGCGTCTACCTGATGGACGAGCCACTGTCTTCGCTGGACGCGAAGCTGCGCGAGGAACTGCGCGTGGAACTCAAGCGCCTGCAACGCCAAAGCGGCACCACCGTGGTCTACGTCACGCACGACCAGGTGGAGGCCACGACGCTGGCCGACCGTATTGCCATCCTGGAAGCCGGACACATCCGGCAGATCGGCACACCCGAGGAGATCTACGAGGCGCCTGTGTCGGTGCAGGTGGCGCAGCGGCTCGGTTCGCCGGCGATCAACGTGTTGCCGGCGGGCTGGTTCGCCGGCCAGCATCCGGCAGCGGCGGCCAGCGTCGGCATTCGGCCCGAGGACGTGGAACTGGCAGGTGAGAACGATGGCTTCGAGTGCACAGTCATCGAGTCCTCCCTGCTCAAGCATCACGTCATCGCCGAGCACGCCGGCGTTGAGGTGCGCGCCCGTCTGATGCAAAGCGTTGCACCTCCTCCCCAGTCCCGTATCCGCCTGTGTTTTCCGGCTGGCCAGCGCCTGCTGTTCGACCAGGCCGGAAAGCGGCTTGCAGCCTGAGACCCTATTCCTGACGAGACCCACCCCATGAACACTCAAGACATCATCACGGCCGCCCGGGCGGTACATGCCGCCATCCTGACCAACGAGCAGCAGATCGAATCGCTGGATCGCGCCATCGGCGACGGCGACCACTTCATCAACGTACGGCGCGGCTGCGAAGCCATCGCCGCGATCACGCCCGAACTGGTGCCGCTGTCGCCGGCACAGGCGTTCAACCGCATCGGCATGAAACTGCTCAGCACCATAGGCGGCGCCTCGGGGCCGCTGATCGGCAGCTTCTTCATCTCCATGGGCAGGGAGCTGGAAGGCTCGGTCGAGCCGGATGCGAAGCACTTCGCGCGCGCCCTGGCCGCAGGCGTCGAAGCCATCAAGAGCCGCGGCAAAGCCGACCTGGGTGAGAAGACGATGCTGGACGTGCTCATCCCCGCCTCGCGGCTGCTGCTGCGCCTGGCCGAGGAGGGATGCGACCAGGGCACGCTGTGTGCCCGCCTCAAGGAAGAAGCGGAGCTCAACATGCTGGCCACCCGCGACATGATTGCGACCAAAGGCCGAGCCCATTTCCTCGGTGAGCGCGCCCTGGGACATATCGATCCTGGTGCGAAGACCAGTCAGGTCGCGCTGTTCGCTGTGTGTGACATGCTGACCATCGGAGCAGCATCATGAAAAAATTCGTCAACGATGTGGAGCAACTGCTGCAGGAGTCGCTGCAAGGAATGGCCGCCGCGCACAGCGACCTGCTGACCCTGCACCTGGATCCAACATTCGTCACGCGCAAGCAGTTGCCGCAACCCAAGGTGGCCCTGATATCCGGTGGTGGTTCAGGCCACGAGCCGCTGCACTGCGGCTTGATAGGCACAGGCATGCTCGATGCGGCCTGCCCCGGTCAGGTGTTCACCTCGCCGACGCCGGACCAGATGATGGCCGCGGCGGCGGCGGTGGACCGCGGCAAGGGCGTGCTGTTCATCGTCAAGAACTACGCGGGCGACGTGATGAACTTCCAGATGGCCGTGGAAATGATGCAGCAGCCCTGCGCGACCGTGCTCGTCAACGACGATGTCGCCGTGGAGCGTTCGACCCACGGCACCGGGCGGCGCGGCGTGGCCGGCACGTTGATCGTGGAAAAGCTGGTGGGCGCGGCAGCCGAGGCCGGTGCCAGCCTGGATCAATGCAAGATGCTGGGAGACCGGGTCAACAGCCGTACCGCGTCGATGGGCGTGGCATTCACCAGCTGTACCGTGCCGGCGGCAGGGCGGGCGACCTTCGACATCGCCGAGGACGAGATGGAATTCGGCGTGGGCATCCATGGTGAGCCCGGGCGCCGGCGCGGGCCGGTGCGCCCTGCGCAGGAACTGGTCAACGAGCTGATGGCTGCCATCCTGGGCGACCTGCAGCCCCAGCCCGGCACAGAGGTCCTGCTGCACGTCAACGGCTTCGGGGGCACGCCCCTGATCGAGCTGTACCTGCTGTATCACTGCGCGAATCAACTGCTTGAGGGCGAGGGCCTGAAGGTGGCAAGGTCGCTGGTCGGCAACTACACGACCGCGCTGGAGATGGCCGGCGCCTCGCTGACCGTCACGCTGTTGGACGAGGAAATGAAATCCCTGTGGGATGCGCCTGTGCACACGGCTGCGCTTCGCTGGTAGGCCGGCCGCCGGTCCAGGGCTGCTGCATAAAAAAAAGACGCATCATGATGAACCGAAGAAAGGCCATCACGTTGGCCTGCGCGGCGGCGGCCGGGCTGTCGAGGCCGACCTTGGGGATCGCGACCAGGAAGCCATCCGCGGATGGCGTGGTGCGGCTGGGCCAGTCGACCGCGCTGACGGGCGTCAACGGCGCGGTGGGGCGACAGTTCCGCGACGCCGCGTTGGGATGGTTCAATGTGGTCAACAGCCAGGGCGGCGCGGGGGGCTATCGCATCGAACTCATGACGCTCGATGACGGTGGTGTGGTTGAGCGCGCAACCACCAATTCCAAGCTCCTGACCAGCACGCACGGAGCCGCGGGTTTCTTCGGTTTCGCCGGTCCAGGTGCCAACCGCGAAGGAATGCAGGGAGCGATGGAAGAAGGCGTGCCTTTCATCGCGCCGGTCAGCGGCATGGACGTGCTGCGACAACGCGACAATACCAACGTCTACCTGCTGCGTGCCGGTCACCGCGACGAAATCCGCCAGATCATTCGGCACACCAGGTCCACCGGAACCACCCGGGTGGCACTGCTGTTCGATTACGAATCGGCGGGATGGGAGATCAGGGATTCGTTTGCCCAGTCGGCCGAGAACGCCAAGCTCGCCAGCAGCGTTAGCGCAAGCGTTTCCCGGGGCAGCGTCGACGTGGACCCGGCCGTTGCGGCACTCGTGGCAGCCAATCCCCAGGCCATCATCCTGGCGGCCAACCCGAGCGCCAGCGCGGCTTTCGTGCGGGCTGCGCGCAAGGCTGGTTTCGGCGGCAGTTTCTACACCGTGTCCACCGTGGGTGGACAGGTGCTGCTCGATCAGCTGGGTCAGCTCGCAGTCGGAATATCCGTGGCGCAGGTCGTGCCGTTTCCGTGGGGCGGCACCACAGCGATCTCACGCGAGTTCCTGGGCTTTTGCGCCGCCAGTCAGCTCAAGCCCGACTTCGCCAGCATGGAAGGGTACATTGCCGCCCGCTGGCTGACGGAGGCCTTGAAGCGGGCAAAACCCCGTGAGCCGAGCGCCGCGGCTTTGGGCACGGCGTTGGAACAAATGCCGGCCTTGAGCCTCAGCGGCTTCCCCTTGGCCTTCAGCAGCGACACGCGAAGCGCCTCATCGTTTGTGGAGCTGACGGTGGTTTCGAGCCAGCTGAAGTTTTTGAAATAGCAGGCCGAGGCGGTCCCGGGCGGCCCGCGCGAAAGTATGGAAAAGGCAGCTGGTGTGGTTACAGTGTTTGCGCCGATGCCAATTTAACCAGTTTGAGTGGCATGTGCCGACTTTGCACTGACCATGGTCTTTACTCGGAGCAGGTTTCCCTGTGTGGCCCACAGAAGAATTGCCCTGGTTATTTGGAGATCGGCGCAGCTGGTCAATTTTGGTTCGGCACCAACACACCCGCTATAGTGAAGTGAGCGCGACGCGCAACACATGGGAAATAGTTGGCTATTTTCAATAACTA
Coding sequences:
- a CDS encoding ABC transporter ATP-binding protein; its protein translation is MASISLHGIHKHFGDIAALTDLQLEIADGEFFVLLGPSGAGKTTTLRIIAGLEQPETGLVRMDGEDVTTAAPAQRDCAFVFQQYSLYPHLTVFDNLAFPLRAPLRRIPEAEIRRRVERVAATLHIESKLQRKATALSGGEMQRVAIGRALVREPRVYLMDEPLSSLDAKLREELRVELKRLQRQSGTTVVYVTHDQVEATTLADRIAILEAGHIRQIGTPEEIYEAPVSVQVAQRLGSPAINVLPAGWFAGQHPAAAASVGIRPEDVELAGENDGFECTVIESSLLKHHVIAEHAGVEVRARLMQSVAPPPQSRIRLCFPAGQRLLFDQAGKRLAA
- the dhaK gene encoding dihydroxyacetone kinase subunit DhaK, whose amino-acid sequence is MKKFTNLPSDLVFESILGFGAAHAQLVAVHLDPLFVTRKNPTPSKVALISGGGSGHEPLHTGFVGTGMLDAACPGQVFTSPTPNQMLAAAKAVGGEAGVLFIVKNYAGDVMNFQMAMDMMDGDYAWVLVNDDVSVDSAGHPTGRRGVAGTLVVEKMVGAAAERGADLAACKHLGDRVNACTASMGVAFSSCTVPEAGVPTFEIGPDEMEIGVGIHGEPGRRRGAFQSATVIVEELMDEILKDLNPKQGQEVLLLVNGLGGTPLMELYLLYQLASERLSHAGLVPARSLVGNYTTSLETAGASLTVTLLNEELKALWDAPVTTPALRW
- a CDS encoding carbohydrate ABC transporter permease, whose protein sequence is MKSTEFTQWVPPQAAVPSANLPEPVGSAHRAAPAASGRRPLLALRGLSDRALAWLFVGPTILLLLAFNIFPLLWTIYLSFTNFRANRPNAEVVWLGLSNYQRVLGDEAIWENMRTTAHFLCWSIALQLLLGFALALLLNRKFRSHSFWSTAILLPMMLAPAVVGTFWKYFFEPQYGIFNAIARLFGGAGNFTMLGDTQLSPWAIVLVDTWMWTPYVMLLLLAGLRSIPPYLYEAAEIDRASEWTKFWRITLPMVMPFIILALLFRSIENFKMFDLVDNLTNGGPGSVTELASIHLKREAFEKWRTGYSSAFAIILFVAIYGMSLVTVRFLDKVKQR
- a CDS encoding GntR family transcriptional regulator, translating into MKSKITTKASVHAAAKKPGRPKKSVARVVATATHANTLRKAVRPAAGRVSVQRVQRADAVAPATDALAELSTNLTDRAYAVVRQLILQRELSGGEVLVEGRLANRLQMSRTPLREALLRLEGEGLLVRASARSYAVRRITASHYFQCLQVRERLESQAVSLAMGRVPAAAVQSLRDSILSLDSSQQGSSHWQADDQIHGLFARASGNAMLADTIAHLRVLCRLFEVVDPFKRIEDDRTEHLAILDAYIAGNEKAAEEAVVAHLRNLARYTLSRLSNGLVSDFSP
- a CDS encoding ABC transporter ATP-binding protein, whose amino-acid sequence is MSEIRIRNLQKRFADFTAVRGSSLVLESGKFVVLLGPSGCGKTTTLRMIAGLEYPTGGSITLDDQDVTYLRPRERDIAMVFQLFALYPHMGVRGNLEFPLRNEGVPRAEINRRVNEVAAILRIEHLLGSRVTGLAGGDRQRVALGRAIVRQPKAFLMDEPLGTLDAEFRELMCVELRRLHDRLKTTTVFVTHDQNEAMALADHIVVMNEGEILQADDPHGIYSFPSCLFVARFIGRPPMNLLKVDAPVVRGDTGVRVARGTIDVPVVEAPSPSVLLGVRPEHVRLRAPGEGSLSGRVQHVEYFGSHWVAEVQTDAGPLKVLADKSVRPVLQEQVGLAFDTQRVVLFDAATERLLPSATTIAHQPSMCHG
- the dhaL gene encoding dihydroxyacetone kinase subunit DhaL, whose translation is MNTQDIITAARAVHAAILTNEQQIESLDRAIGDGDHFINVRRGCEAIAAITPELVPLSPAQAFNRIGMKLLSTIGGASGPLIGSFFISMGRELEGSVEPDAKHFARALAAGVEAIKSRGKADLGEKTMLDVLIPASRLLLRLAEEGCDQGTLCARLKEEAELNMLATRDMIATKGRAHFLGERALGHIDPGAKTSQVALFAVCDMLTIGAAS
- a CDS encoding ABC transporter substrate-binding protein: MSKAKSTLWRLLAGAALGLTALGASAQDKQLTLCWAAWDPANALVELSKDFTAKTGIQMKYEFVPWPNFAQRMLNELNSRGKLCDLLIGDSQWIGSAATEGHYVKLNDFFDKNAIKMGDFMPATVEGYSTWPKGTKNYWALPAMGDAVAFTYRKDWFARPELQAEFKQKHGRELAPPKTWDEFKQIGQFFQNRVIDGKKVYGAALYTERGSEGITMGVANTMYAHGMEYDNPKKPYDMNGYINGPGAVKGLKFYKDLYDCCVPPGHSNAYMTEDLDAYKSGQVAMQMNFIAFFPGISKDPQVGGEKTGFFPIPKGDKQLAQLGGQGISVVKYSDKKDMALQYMKWFAQPSIQKKWWDGGGFTCMKSILEAPGFETSTPYAKVFLDSMKIVKDFWAEPSYAQLMLAMQARVHDYVVAGKGTPNAALDALLKDWVQVFKEDGKIK
- a CDS encoding carbohydrate ABC transporter permease, with the translated sequence MKTIPHSPLEPTELAKWFAGVLVITYTIISLVPLAWIFMTSLRTPQDAIAYPPKVVAEASLVGYVNLFTTRSRVSAEELAAQPPATSWYEGLVREQQMILAGPSRFSDRYLNSLLIGFGSTLLSVVLGTLAAYAFSRFRVPGKDDWLFFILSTRMMPPIAVAIPIYLMFRHLGLNDTHLGLILLYTVVNLSLAVWLLKGFMDEIPREYEEAAMVDGYTRWQAFLKVVLPQAATGIATTSIFCLIFAWNEYAFALLLTSGTAQTSPPFIPTIIGEGGLDWPAMAAGTTLFLLPVLVFTVLLRKHLLRGVTFGAIRK
- a CDS encoding LacI family DNA-binding transcriptional regulator, translating into MSTATVDRVLNNRPGVNPATVDRVRTVMQALGAASPVRGRPRSTPNYRFGFVLPASRRGFFDIIDRVVAQAAGDFRHQHITEITHRLPNQDGADFAQELAKMTDLDGIALLAPDVPQVKLAINELARSGVHVVTLFSDVAGSLRETFVGADNRAAGRTAGILLGRCLPHGEPGRCAMLSPATRFAAEIDRRIGFAQVLEERFPNARLIELSDMPESEDQAYTFARQFLDPAQTDGKLHALYNLGPGSHGVSRALQELGYDSSLGFVVHDLLEMHRSLLVANVVSYVLQQDVYYAIMTAAKVLRLLCEDVRGALAVSNPRIEIITAENLA